A genomic segment from Spinacia oleracea cultivar Varoflay chromosome 3, BTI_SOV_V1, whole genome shotgun sequence encodes:
- the LOC110779288 gene encoding uncharacterized protein, producing MDFIEESRDLQVLEDAIRYFVNTNVQQNEHQHPRKKRITVPRDREAAHDSLVADYFSDQPMYNEDNSDHPNAAMRLGASAVQKCTAAIRMLAYGCEADQVDEYLKLGASTSRECITKFVDGVIAHFSIDYLRKPTPEDVQRLLREGEERGFPGMLGSMDCMRWVWKNCPAGWKGMYQGRSKTATVILEAIASRDLWIWHAFFGTPGSCNDINVLQRSPVFDDIINNRAPQVQFTVNGNTYKKGYYLTDGIYPKWSTFVDTITAPQTYKQRLFTKRQESARKDVERAFGVLQARFAIIRKPALAWNVDML from the exons ATGGATTTTATCGAAGAGAGTCGTGACTTACAAGTACTGGAAGATGCAATACGATATTTTGTGAACACCAATGTTCAACAAAACGAACATCAACATCCGAGAAAGAAGAGGATAACTGTGCCAAGGGATCGTGAAGCAGCTCACGATAGTTTAGTTGCAGACTACTTCAGTGACCAACCAATGTACAACGAAGATAATTCCGAC CATCCAAATGCAGCGATGCGACTAGGTGCTTCAGCTGTTCAAAAATGCACAGCGGCTATAAGGATGTTAGCCTATGGTTGTGAAGCTGACCAAGTTGACGAGTATCTAAAACTTGGTGCATCCACATCTAGAGAATGTATTACAAAATTTGTTGATGGAGTGATTGCTCACTTTTCCATTGACTACCTTCGTAAACCAACACCTGAAGATGTCCAACGTCTTCTTAGAGAAGGGGAGGAAAGAGGTTTTCCTGGCATGTTGGGGAGCATGGATTGCATGCGTTGGGTGTGGAAAAATTGTCCAGCTGGATGGAAAGGTATGTATCAAGGTAGATCTAAAACAGCGACTGTGATCTTAGAAGCTATTGCTTCAAGGGATTTATGGATCTGGCATGCTTTCTTCGGGACACCAGGGTCGTGCAACGACATAAACGTACTTCAACGTTCCCCGGTTTTCGATGATATTATAAACAACCGAGCTCCACAAGTTCAGTTCACCGTGAATGGAAATACTTACAAGAAGGGGTATTATCTCACTGATGGGATTTATCCAAAATGGTCCACGTTTGTGGATACCATTACTGCCCCGCAAACCTATAAGCAAAGGTTGTTCACCAAACGCCAAGAGAGTGCTAGAAAAGATGTTGAGCGTGCATTTGGAGTGTTACAAGCACGATTTGCAATAATTAGGaaacctgctttggcatggaacGTTGATATGCTATGA